The sequence TCGATCGCCAGGCAGACGCTCCGCGATCTGGAGGTCATCTGCGTGGATGACGGATCGCTCGACGGCAGCGCTGTCATCGCCAAGGAGTTCGCCGGCAAGGACGGCCGCTTCCGGGTGATCCACCAGGAGAACGCCGGGCTGGGAGCGGCCAGGAACGCCGGCGCGCTCCACGCGACCGGCCGGTACCTGTGCTTCATGGACAGCGACGACGTGCTGCCCGCCGACGCCTACGGGCTGCTGGTCTCCTCGCTGTCGGAGTCGGACTCCGATTTCGCGTGCGGTAATGTCCTCTATCTCAACTCGACCGAGACCTGGCGGTCCGGCCTGCACTCCCGGCCTTTCAGGGAGACCGTGCAGCGGACTCACGTGAATACACGTCCCGAACTTCTCCTGGACCGCACGGCATGGAACAAGGTGTTCCGTCACGATTTCTACCGGGAGCACGGGTTCAGCTTTCCCGGGGGACTCTACGAGGACGCGCCCGTCACCATCCCGGCCCACGTGCTGGCGCGCTCGGTCGACGTGCTCAGCGACGTGATCTATTACTGGCGGCAGCGGGAGCCGGGGGATCCGTCGATCACGCAGCGCCGGACCGAGCCCGGCAACCTGGAGGACCGGATCGCGTCGATCACGCGGGTCCGGGATTTCCTGGCCGCTCACGCGTCCCCCGCGCTCCGGCGCCAGTTCGACGAGTTCGTCCTCCGCAGCGACCTCACCCTCTATGTCAACGCGGCGCTGGACGCCGGCGAGGACTACCGCGGGCGCCTGATGGAGAACGCCGGCTCGCTCGTCGAGCGCATGGACCCCGACCTCCTGGCCGAACTCCCCTGGGAGCAGCGCCTGGTGTTCGAGCTGCTGAAGCGCCGGCAGTCGGACGACGTCATCGAGGTGCTGGCCGACCGGCGGGAGGGCGCCTTCCACGGCCTGACGCGCCGGGTGTTCGGCTGGTACGCCGACCACCCGATGATGCACAGGGGTGTGCTGCCACGGAAGGTCTTCCGCGCGGGCGACGGCGACTTCACCCTGGTCTGCCGGGTCGACCGGCTCGACTGGGAGGACGGCGACCGCCTCCGCGTGACCGGTCGCGCCCACATCAAGGGCATCGGCCTGCCGGCGGAGGACTCGTCGGAGATCACGATGACGCTGCGCAACACCCGGAACCAGCGCGTGGTCGAGCTGCCGGTCCGGCGGCTGCTCCGCCCGGACGTGACCGCCGCCTCCGGCCGCGACACGACCTGCTACGACTGGTCGGGCTTCGAGGTCGACATCGATCTCGCGGTGCTGGCCGGGGCCGCCCGGAAGGCCCGGTGGCAGCTGGAGGTCGAGGTCGTCGCGCAGGACGTGCGGCGGTCCGGCCCGCTGACCGCCACCACCGGCAGTGACGTCCGCCGCTTCCCCGGCATCCCGGTCACCCCGCAGGTCAGCCTGTACGTGGACGTGAACCCCGACGACGAGGTCCTGTTCAAGGTCCAGCGGGTCCACACCGTGGCGGAGCCCCGGCCGGTCGGGGAGGGCATGATCGAGGTGTCGGGCTGGACGGCCTCCGACGCCCCGGCCGACGCGGGCGTGACGCTGCTGGCACGGCTGCGCCGGGGCGGCGGGGAGCTGAGCGTCCCCGCCTCCTGCGCGCCCCTCGGCGGCGGCCGGGTCGGGTTCAGCGCCCGCCTCCCCGCCGCGGAACTGCTCCCGGCCGACCTGCCGGCCGGCGACACGGCCGGCGACACGACCGGCCCGCAGATCGACCCCGACCCCAGGTGGGACCTGTTCGTCGTCGTGGGCGACGGCAAGCTCCGCAGGCTGACCGCCGGTCTCGCGGCCGTCGAGGCGTACGTGACCGTGGGGGACCGTGAGGTCGGTGTGGCCGCGACCAGGCTCGGCCCCCTCGGCGCGGTGGTCCGCCCGGTCCGGCCGACGGTGACCGGCATCCGGCCGGAGGCGGGCGACAGCCTCCACCTGACGGGACGGCGCACCGGGGCGATGGGCCCGCAGGCCCGGCTCGTCCTGCGGAAGGCGGGCGGCGGCGAGGTCCATCACGTGCCGCTGGAGCAGGAGGAGGAGCGGTTCTCCTGCGTCATCCCGCTGACCCGGTTCGAGCTGTACGGCGAGCACGTGCCGCTCGCCGGTGGCCGGTGGGAGGTCCTGGTCGAGTCCGGGGCGGACCTGTCTCCCGTCAGGGCGACCAGGAGCCTGCTCGCCGACCTGCCCGCCGTGCAGACGGCCGGGATGCAGACGTTCCGGGTGCGGACCCACCGCTCGAACGGCGTCGCCATCGACGTCCAGCCGGCGCTCGGCGCCGACCGGGGGGCACACGCCCAGCGGTGTCTCATGGAGCGGGACTACCCGGCCTTCGTGAAGGAGCCGCTCCGGGAGCTCGTGGTGTTCGACTCCTGGCGGGGGCGGCGCTACTCCGACGGCCCGCGTGCGATCTACGAGGAACTGCGGCGCAGGGGCGACGGCCGGGAGTGCGTCTGGATCTCCGCCGACGGCCGGCTGCGGCCCCCCGGAGACGCGCGGGTCGTGCTGCGCGACAGCCGGGACCACTACGAGGCGCTGGCCCGCGCCGGCCACATCTTCTCCAACGAGAGAGCGCCGGGCTGGTTCACCGGGCGTGAGGGCCAGCTCTACGTGCAGACGGGACAGGGCACCCCGCTCAAGCGGATCGGCCACGACATCGCCGACGGCCGTTTCGGCAGCGGAGCCGACCATCGGCGGCGGCTCGCCCAGGAGGTGGCGACCTGGGATCTGCTGATCTCGTCCAGCTCCTTCAGCACCTCGATCCTGCCGGGCGCGTTCCGGTACGGCGGGCCCGTCCTGGAGGCCGGACGTCCCCGGAACGACCTGCTGCACGGGCCCGGGAGCCGGCAGGAGGTCGAGCGGGTGCGACGGGCCCTGGGGCTCTCCCCGGACAGGCGCGTGGTGCTGTACGCGCCGACCTGGCGGGACGACCAGGTCCTTCCGGGAGGCAGGTACCACCTGGACATCCGGCTGGACTTCGACCGGGCGCTCCAGGCGCTCGGCGACGGCCACGTCTTCCTCCTGCGGGGCCATCCGCACACGTCCGAGGCGCTGAAGCCCGCCTGCCGTACCCGGGGGGGCGTCGACGTCACCGGGTATCCGGACGTCACGGACCTGCTGCTCGTCGCCGACGTCCTCGTCACCGACTACTCGTCGCTCATGTTCGACTACGCCGGCACCGGCCGTCCGATGATCTTCTTTACCTACGATCTGGAGCACTACCGCGACCGGGTGCGCGGCTTCTACCTCGATCCGGCCGGGCACGCTCCGGGTCCCCTGCTGATGACCTCCGACGAGGTGATCGACGCGCTGGCCGGTCTCGACGGGATCGTGCCGGCCTACGCCTCCGCCTACGGCGCCTTCAGGGAACGTTTCTGCCATCTCGACGACGGGCGGGCCGCCGCCCGCGTCGTCGACCACGTCTTCGGGAGCCCCTGACCGACGCCGCCACGCCTTCGGGAGCCCCTGACTGACGCTGCTGGTCAAGAACCGGTATGGAGATTCTCTCTTGGCTCCCGAGTGTCAGCCTTCGATCACGCAGGGTGGTCATGCTGGAAGGCATGAGGGCCTATTCGTTGAACGACGTTCACGCGACCCGCAAACGAAGAGACTCCTGGTGGACGGTTTTCGTGGTCGATCCGGTGGCTTGCAGGCTCACACTGCTCGTCGCCAACCACACAGCCATCACGCCCAACGGGCTCACGCGTCTGTCGCTGGTTCTCGGCATGGTGTCGGCGGTCTGCTTCGCGTTCGGACAGCTCGTGGCGGGGGCCGCGCTGTTCTACGTGAGCTTCATGGTCGACTGCATGGACGGGAAGATCGCACGGCTCAAGGAGACCGGGACCGCGTTCGGGCTGTGGCTCGACTACGTGGGCGACCGGATCCGGGTGGTCTGCTGCGCGATCGGGCTGGCGTTCGGGCAGTACATGGCGACGGGGGACGTCGCCTACATCATGCTCGGCGCCGGGGTCGCCGTCCTCGACCTGTTCCGCTACGTCAACGCGCCGCAGATGAAGCGCGTCCGCGAGGTGGTCAGGGAGAACAGGCCGGAACCCCCGGTGAGGATCGGGCCGGTGCCGCCCCGGGAGCCCAGGGATCCCCGGATGCCCAGGGCGCCCCGGTCGCTCACCCTGCGGCGCAGGCTCGGCCGGTTCCTCATCCGCCACCGGGTGCGGACGCACCTGATCAGCGGTATCGAGTTTCACGCGGCGGTGTTCGTGGTCGCCCCGCTGATCGGGGTGGCGGCGCTGCTGCCCGTCTCGATCGTGGCAGGAGCGCTGCTCCTGCTCAACGAGGTCTTTCTGATCTACCGAATGTGGCTGTTCACCCGGGCCGCGCCCGCCGCGCCGCGCTCGGAAAACGCGCAGCGTGTACCTGTTTGATCATCTTCTACGGGGGTTCGTTGTCATGCAGTCCGACCGACCGATCTTTGTGATCGGCTGCCCACGCTCAGGCACCACCATGTTGCAGCTCATGCTGCATTCGCATCCGCGCATCGCGGTGCCTCCGGAGACACGGTTCCTGGTGCCCGGCTACTACCGCAGGTTCGTCTTCGGTGACCTGCGCGAGCAGGGGAACCGGCGCAGGCTGGGCCGATGGATCGTGAGCGACAAGGACACCAAGTTCAAGGAGCTCAAGCTCGACGGGGAAGAGCTGATCGAGAACATCGCCGCCGGGCCGCCGACGCTGGGCTCGGCGATGGGCATCACCTTCCGCTCCTACGCCGAGCAGCACAGCAAGTCCCGCTGGGGCGACAAGCGGCCGAGCTACTTCCATCACGTGGACCTGCTGCTGCGGCTCTTCCCGGACGCCCAGTTCGTCCACCTGATCAGGGACGGCCGTGACTGCGTGGCGTCGCTGAAGGAGATGCCCTGGTACACCAAGGACGTCTTCCACGCGGTGACCAACTGGGCCGAGGCGATCGACTACGGCCGCCGGCACGCCAAGAACCTCCCGGCCGACAGCTACTACGAGATGCGCTACGAGGACCTGACCGCCTACCCGGAGACCGAGCTCGGCAAGCTGTGCGACTTCCTCGGCGAGGACTACGACCCGGCGATGAGCGAGCCGCAGCACGTGGCCCGGGTGGCGATCCCGGAGCACAAGGTCTGGCACCAGAACACCCACGGCGACGTGACCACCGCCCGGTCCGGCTCGTGGAAGTCCAGGCTGGAGCCCTGGGAGGTGTCGGTCTGCGAGACCGTCCTGGCCGAACGGCTGACCGCCAACGGCTACGAGCTGAGCGGCGCCCCCAAGGCGGCCAAGGAGCATGTCGAGGCGTGCGAGAACGCGGCGTCCAAGCGGCGCTGGGCCCGCCGGCGCAAGGAGTTCCGGGACCGCATCAACCGGTTCCGCGAGCCGAGTCCGGTGGCCGCGCAGCTCACCACCCGGCAGCTGGGCGAGCTGGCGAAGGTCTGACCATGCAATCGGATCGACCGATCTTCATCGTAGGCTGTCCCCGCTCGGGGACGACGATGCTGCAGCTCATGACGCACGCCCACCCCCGCATCGCGATTCCTCCGGAGACCCGGTTCATGGTCGCCGCCTACCAGCGACGGCTGCATTTCGGCGATCTGAACGATCCGGCACACAGGCGCGAGCTGGCGGAGTGGGTGGTCAACCGCCGCCAGTCGCGCTTCCACGACCTGGGGCTGGACGGCGAGGAGGTCATCGAGCAGATCGTCGCCGGGCCGTCGACGCTCGGCTCGGCGCTGGGCATCGTGCTCCGCGCCTACGCGGCCCGGCACGGCAAGCCGCGCTGGGGTGACAAGCGACCGTCGTACTTCCAGCACATCGACGTGCTGCTGCGGCTCTTCCCCGACGCCCAGTTCATCCACCTGATCAGGGACGGCCGTGACTGCGTGGCGTCGCTGAAGGAGATGCCCTGGTACAGCGGGAGCGTCTACAGCGCGGTCGCCGCCTGGGCCGAGGCGATCGACTTCGCCCGGCACGGCGCGCCGAAGCTCCCCGAGGGCAGCTACCACGAACTGCGCTACGAGGATCTGACGACGGACCCCGAGGCCCATCTGCGCAGGCTGTGCGATTTCCTCGGCGAGGACTTCGACCCGGTCATGTGCGAGCCGAAGCTGGTGGCCGACATCGCCTGCCCCGCGCACAAGACCTGGCACTCGCGCACGCACGAGGATGTGACCACCGCGCGCTCGGGCTCGTGGAAGAAGCGGCTCGACCCCTGGGAGATCTCGCTGTGCGAGAGCGTCCTCGGAGACCGGCTGGAGACCTACGGCTACGAGCTCAGCGGCGCGCCGAAGACGGAAACCTCGCGGATGGTCGCCTACGAGCGGACCGCGGCCAAGCGGAAGCTGGCCCGGTTCAAGCGGGTGGCCTTCGACCGGTTGACACGGCTCCGCGAGCCGAACCCGCTGGGCGCCCGGCTCACCACCGGTCAGCTCGTGCTGGCCGGGGTGCCCCTGCCGCGCACCGAGCCCGTCAAGGTCAGCGGCTGACCCGCTCGGGCGCGGACGCCCCGACGGCCGCCCGGCCGGGCATGGATTCCCCCCGGACCGGCGGTCAGCGGCTGACCTGCTCGAACAGAGCCTCCCACCGGTCCATGACCCGCTCCGGCCGGAACGACTCGACGTGCGCGCGAGCGGCGGTGCCCAGCCGCCGCCGCTCCTCCACGGAGGCCATCAGCCCGGCCAGGGCCGCGGCGAGGGCCGGCACGTCGGCCGGCGGCGCCAGCAGGCCGGTCTCCTGGTGGAGGATCAGCGACCGCACCCCGCCCGACACGTCGAAGGCCACCGAGGGCACGCCGTAGGAGGCGGCCTCGCCGAGCACCAGTGGCAGTCCCTCGTGCTCGCTGGCCAGCCCGAGCAGCGACCCGCGCAGATACTCGCGGCCCATCTCTGCGGCGGGCACCCCGCCGCGGAACACCACCCGGTCCGCCACCCCGCACGCCCGCGCGTGCGAGCGGAGCCGCTCCAGCTCGTCGCCCTCGCCGATCAGGTGCAGCTCCCAGTCCTCGCCCGCCGTACGGCCGGCCTCCGCGAAGGCCGAGATCAGCCGGTCGAACCGCTTGACCCCCTCCAGCCTGCCGACCCCGAGCATCCGGTGGCCGGTCAGCTCGGCGGTCCGCGACGGCCAGGCGGGCAGCGGGTTCGGGATGGCCCAGGTGTTGGGCAGCAGCGCGTGCTCGGAGAACAGCCGGGCGTCGTCCTCGCTGAGGAACACCGCCTTCTCCAGCCCGCCGTAGTGGCTCCGGACCGAGCCGAGGTGCCAGGAGCCCCGCGCGTGCTCGTAGGACCCGTGGTACTGCCCGATCGGGAGCAGGCGCTCCGGGAGCAGGGGCGCGAGCCGGGTCACCACGCCCGGCGAGGCGAGGACGGCGAAGCCCGCCCCCAACTCCCGGAACAGCTCGGCGAGCCTGCGGCGCTCCCGGCGCGCGCCCAGCCGGGAGAGCCTGCCGACCGGCGTGCGGTGGATCACGTGGTGCCGGTAGCCGGGCCGGTCCACGTAGCGGAACGGGCTCTCGGCCCGGTGCAGCCCCACCACGTGCACGTCGTGTCCCCGTTCGGCCAGGCCCTGCGCCACGGTGTGGGTGACCCGCTGCGTACCGCCGAGCGTGTCGGCGTCCATGCAGGCGAACATCACGGAACTCATCGGCCGCTCACCTCGGCCGTTCCGGCAGGGACAGCCGCATCAGCCATCCCGGCAGGGAGAGCCGGACCGGTGACCGATCCGGCCGGGGCAGCCGGATCGGCCGCCGCGCGGTGAAGGGCGGGGTGGCCGGCGCCCCGGCCCCGGGCCGCGCCGGGCCGAAGAAGGCGTCCACCACCTTCGCCGAGGCATGGCCCTTCTCGTCGGCGCACCACATCCTGCGGAACTCGATGTATCTGGCGGCGAACGACGCGGCCACGCCGTCGAGGTCGCGCAGCGCGTCGATCAGCTCCTCCGTGGTGGCCAGGCAGGGGCCGGGGGCGATCGACGGCAGGTCGTGGTAGACGCCCCGCTCGACATGCCGGTACTCCTCCCAGTCGTCGATCAGGAACAGCATCGGCCGGCCGGTGATCGCGTAGTCGCACATCAGCGAGGAGTAGTCGGTCAGCAGCGCGTCCGAGGCCAGCATCAGGTCGTTGACCTCGGGGTAGCTCCCGGCCGGGCGGACGAAGTGGCGCAGGTGCTGGGGGACCTGGTAGCGCTCGACCGGATGGGGGCGCAGGATCACCACCCACTCGCCGGCCAGAGCCTCGGCCATCATGGCCAGGTCGGCGCGGATCGACCGCCCCGAGAACCTGGCCTGGTCCCGGTAGGTGGGGGCGTACAGCAGCACCCTGCGTCCCGGCGGGATCTCCAGGCTGTCCCTGGCCCGCCGTACCGCCTCGTCGTCGCCGTGGACGAGCACGTCGCACCGGGGCGAGCCGTAGCGCAGCACCGGCCCCTCGTACCCGTGGGAGGGCAGGAAGACCCGCTCGAACTCGGCGCTCGGCGAGACCAGCGCGTCCCAGCGCGCCACCGCCGCCCGCCACTGCTCGCGCGGCCCGGGGAAGTCGGCCCGCAGGTCGGGCGAGTTGAAGCCGACCGACTTGATGCCCTGGCCGTGCCAGGTCTGCAGGTAGCGGGTCCGGGCCGGTTTGGGGTAGGCCAGCGGCATGCCGTGGCTGTCCACCCAGTAGCCCGCTCTGGCCATGGTCCACAGGTGGCGCCAGCTCATCCGCCGCACCAGCCTGGCGTCCCC comes from Streptosporangium roseum DSM 43021 and encodes:
- a CDS encoding bifunctional glycosyltransferase/CDP-glycerol:glycerophosphate glycerophosphotransferase; amino-acid sequence: MLEAGILSPLLSVIVPFFNVEPYFGACLASIARQTLRDLEVICVDDGSLDGSAVIAKEFAGKDGRFRVIHQENAGLGAARNAGALHATGRYLCFMDSDDVLPADAYGLLVSSLSESDSDFACGNVLYLNSTETWRSGLHSRPFRETVQRTHVNTRPELLLDRTAWNKVFRHDFYREHGFSFPGGLYEDAPVTIPAHVLARSVDVLSDVIYYWRQREPGDPSITQRRTEPGNLEDRIASITRVRDFLAAHASPALRRQFDEFVLRSDLTLYVNAALDAGEDYRGRLMENAGSLVERMDPDLLAELPWEQRLVFELLKRRQSDDVIEVLADRREGAFHGLTRRVFGWYADHPMMHRGVLPRKVFRAGDGDFTLVCRVDRLDWEDGDRLRVTGRAHIKGIGLPAEDSSEITMTLRNTRNQRVVELPVRRLLRPDVTAASGRDTTCYDWSGFEVDIDLAVLAGAARKARWQLEVEVVAQDVRRSGPLTATTGSDVRRFPGIPVTPQVSLYVDVNPDDEVLFKVQRVHTVAEPRPVGEGMIEVSGWTASDAPADAGVTLLARLRRGGGELSVPASCAPLGGGRVGFSARLPAAELLPADLPAGDTAGDTTGPQIDPDPRWDLFVVVGDGKLRRLTAGLAAVEAYVTVGDREVGVAATRLGPLGAVVRPVRPTVTGIRPEAGDSLHLTGRRTGAMGPQARLVLRKAGGGEVHHVPLEQEEERFSCVIPLTRFELYGEHVPLAGGRWEVLVESGADLSPVRATRSLLADLPAVQTAGMQTFRVRTHRSNGVAIDVQPALGADRGAHAQRCLMERDYPAFVKEPLRELVVFDSWRGRRYSDGPRAIYEELRRRGDGRECVWISADGRLRPPGDARVVLRDSRDHYEALARAGHIFSNERAPGWFTGREGQLYVQTGQGTPLKRIGHDIADGRFGSGADHRRRLAQEVATWDLLISSSSFSTSILPGAFRYGGPVLEAGRPRNDLLHGPGSRQEVERVRRALGLSPDRRVVLYAPTWRDDQVLPGGRYHLDIRLDFDRALQALGDGHVFLLRGHPHTSEALKPACRTRGGVDVTGYPDVTDLLLVADVLVTDYSSLMFDYAGTGRPMIFFTYDLEHYRDRVRGFYLDPAGHAPGPLLMTSDEVIDALAGLDGIVPAYASAYGAFRERFCHLDDGRAAARVVDHVFGSP
- a CDS encoding CDP-alcohol phosphatidyltransferase family protein encodes the protein MRAYSLNDVHATRKRRDSWWTVFVVDPVACRLTLLVANHTAITPNGLTRLSLVLGMVSAVCFAFGQLVAGAALFYVSFMVDCMDGKIARLKETGTAFGLWLDYVGDRIRVVCCAIGLAFGQYMATGDVAYIMLGAGVAVLDLFRYVNAPQMKRVREVVRENRPEPPVRIGPVPPREPRDPRMPRAPRSLTLRRRLGRFLIRHRVRTHLISGIEFHAAVFVVAPLIGVAALLPVSIVAGALLLLNEVFLIYRMWLFTRAAPAAPRSENAQRVPV
- a CDS encoding sulfotransferase family protein translates to MQSDRPIFVIGCPRSGTTMLQLMLHSHPRIAVPPETRFLVPGYYRRFVFGDLREQGNRRRLGRWIVSDKDTKFKELKLDGEELIENIAAGPPTLGSAMGITFRSYAEQHSKSRWGDKRPSYFHHVDLLLRLFPDAQFVHLIRDGRDCVASLKEMPWYTKDVFHAVTNWAEAIDYGRRHAKNLPADSYYEMRYEDLTAYPETELGKLCDFLGEDYDPAMSEPQHVARVAIPEHKVWHQNTHGDVTTARSGSWKSRLEPWEVSVCETVLAERLTANGYELSGAPKAAKEHVEACENAASKRRWARRRKEFRDRINRFREPSPVAAQLTTRQLGELAKV
- a CDS encoding sulfotransferase family protein → MQSDRPIFIVGCPRSGTTMLQLMTHAHPRIAIPPETRFMVAAYQRRLHFGDLNDPAHRRELAEWVVNRRQSRFHDLGLDGEEVIEQIVAGPSTLGSALGIVLRAYAARHGKPRWGDKRPSYFQHIDVLLRLFPDAQFIHLIRDGRDCVASLKEMPWYSGSVYSAVAAWAEAIDFARHGAPKLPEGSYHELRYEDLTTDPEAHLRRLCDFLGEDFDPVMCEPKLVADIACPAHKTWHSRTHEDVTTARSGSWKKRLDPWEISLCESVLGDRLETYGYELSGAPKTETSRMVAYERTAAKRKLARFKRVAFDRLTRLREPNPLGARLTTGQLVLAGVPLPRTEPVKVSG
- a CDS encoding glycosyltransferase; the protein is MSSVMFACMDADTLGGTQRVTHTVAQGLAERGHDVHVVGLHRAESPFRYVDRPGYRHHVIHRTPVGRLSRLGARRERRRLAELFRELGAGFAVLASPGVVTRLAPLLPERLLPIGQYHGSYEHARGSWHLGSVRSHYGGLEKAVFLSEDDARLFSEHALLPNTWAIPNPLPAWPSRTAELTGHRMLGVGRLEGVKRFDRLISAFAEAGRTAGEDWELHLIGEGDELERLRSHARACGVADRVVFRGGVPAAEMGREYLRGSLLGLASEHEGLPLVLGEAASYGVPSVAFDVSGGVRSLILHQETGLLAPPADVPALAAALAGLMASVEERRRLGTAARAHVESFRPERVMDRWEALFEQVSR